GTGTGTGTTTGCGAGAAGAAATGGCTATCTCACTAAATATTTCGGTAACACGCATCATGCGTGGTGAGGAAGCATATTTGCATTTACAGTTTTTAATGACATATTGTTAAATATTTTTGAAAATGATGATATTTTGACCAATTTTCCAGAGAAGTCTTCAATCATGTGAGTTTCATTTTTATTTTAAATGTGTCCTGACATTATATagaataataaattattattattattttttttggcaaaaaaaagtGAAATGTATTAATAGGATTAGATATCTTCATCAAATTAATGAAGGATATCAATCAAGCAAAAGATACAATGAGAGATTAAAGCTTGGTCATGAGATGAAATACAATAAGATGCGTTAAAAccttacaacataataaaaatgtgttTTGATCCCATATATAAGATTGGAGACTATGACAAATGTTGAGGTAGGTAATTTTGcggaataaataataattatagcaaatTTAACCTCCAGGTGTTTATCTATTGGTGATAACCTGACTTCCTATAAGGGAAGTCAGAGGTTCGATTCCATTAGCTGCAAAATATTTTCTTTAAGGTTATCCGACCGTTTCATGGGCCTCGGAATTTGCGGACGTCTTGAGTTCGAACGTAACCAGAATATGTTTTATCGCACGCGATGTCCGTATGAATTCTCTATGGGGTTTCCTCCTGAGGCGTGGATGAGTTAGTTTCGCCCATTAATGACTCCTAACCGCCTTTAAAAAAATATTAACAAACTTTTGATTATTACTATTATACTCGGTATAATTTGAATATCTATTGTGCGGGACAGGATTTTTTTTATGACCTACACGTGTGTTGTATTTTTATTTTGGCCTCTTTCAGCTTGACTTTTCAGAGCAGTGGGAGTGGAGACTCGTCTCCCCCTCGTCGCACCTCAAGTGACTTAGTCACTCACTCCCCTAGCCCGTCACTTGTTCTAGTTTCCCCTTGGTCAGTCACATATGTGACGGAACATAccccatttattttatttttgcttTTCTTTTTCAATGAAATAatcttattaaatataataaaatattattttaacacactaactgacatagctcaccactccccactttttctgactcagcaagtcacgtctgacatgccaagtgacctcagtcaccactcccGGCGCTCTCAGCTTGACTTTTGATGTACTTGCTTCTATAAGGTTTCTCTATTTGCTAGATGGAACtcctttcatattttaatatatctcgttttttggcaaaaaaaaaaaaaaaaaaaaaaaaaaagtactatAAGTTGGTTGTAGCGTGATTACGAACTCTACTTTAAACTCATTGGCTGCAATATTATACTTGAGTTATGACAGAAAACTGCCATTATTTCACATAAAGGAATTTTTTGAAACACTTGGGTACAAATAATTTACTGAACGATATTTAGTTCTTTTAGCCACTTAGTGTGCAGAGGACATGGATCTGGTTTCCCTTGTGCGATTGCCTTCTCCGAGATCGAATAGAACCACCCATTTCTCCATTTGAACTGCAACatttgattgaaaaaaaaaaaaaaaaaaaaacaatagggTAAGTGCAAGTAACAGAATTTGGAttggttgaaatttttttttttttttacctcctTGACTGCTGTTGGGAAGTGGGAAACTGCTCGTGCATAAGCCAACAACCTATTCTCGATCCCTACTTCAAAAACTATACCCTTTTCTGCTGCAGCTGCAGATGCCAGTTCACCAATCAGGCTAATCACCTGAAAAGCGTTAATGACCCGTCAACTCTTGTTAATGCTATGAGATTATGACTGGAAAGATGCATGGTTTAGATGGGTTGGGTAATCGGTCAAAATAGGCTCAGGTTTCATCTTATTAAATAAGTTTGGAAACAGATACCGACCCACAAAACAATTTCGTGTGCATTTTCATGAAACTTTTAATGTGTAAAATTTTAGGATTTTTCTAACGACAACCCTTAGTTTATCGTAACACAACACGCATAAAACAGATATACAATCAAGTAACAACCACCACAATAATACATAACCACTATGTAAGATCCATAAGGGTTTTGTCCCATTAGAAAAATCCAATTTTTTTATTACAATAACAAGTTTGGTTGTTCAATAAAAATAGACTTTGGGTGACGTTCTGTCTGTTTGACGCAACTAACATTATGACCCATTATCCTTATCGTTTGATTTTATTTGTTTGAGATAAAACGAGTAAACATATAAGGTTTTCTATGTTATGCTATTTGTTTGAGATAAAACACCAATAATTTAAGCTAAATCACAAGTATAAACAGGTTAAAATTGCCACATCCATCTACACTTACAAGATATGTGCTCTAGGGCCTAGGCAAGACACTAGATTaattaattaagaaaatatcataaGATATTAAAATCATAGCATCAGAACTCAAGAAAACTGCTACGTTAAACGAATTGTAATCTTACCTCAAATCGGAAGTCTTTCTCTACAACTCCGACAGTGGCTCCAGGATGGAGGGCCCCAACAAGCATGAAAGCCGATATCCATATAAGCTTCTCAAGCATTTGTTTCTGAAACGGTTCTTTCTCTAAAACCTGAGTCCATTTTTACGGTTATGATTTGTGAAACTGTAGTTTGTAGCACACCATAAAAACTACTGTACTAGTCTAGTTACTAATGGTTTATTACCTTGCAAGATAGACCTCCAGCTT
This genomic window from Rutidosis leptorrhynchoides isolate AG116_Rl617_1_P2 chromosome 2, CSIRO_AGI_Rlap_v1, whole genome shotgun sequence contains:
- the LOC139892610 gene encoding uncharacterized protein isoform X2, which gives rise to MMILMLFFNLLLSLVGANGMLEPWFESKGLGDADQVLAYFAVSKLGEPPVDGITDTNPEGLTAAFGKWGPAVAARLQAGGLSCKVLEKEPFQKQMLEKLIWISAFMLVGALHPGATVGVVEKDFRFEVISLIGELASAAAAEKGIVFEVGIENRLLAYARAVSHFPTAVKEFKWRNGWFYSISEKAIAQGKPDPCPLHTKWLKELNIVQ